The region GCGGCCCGGCGCCGTGTGCATCAATGGCTCGCCGCATCGGCCGGACCGTGATTCATCTTACCCTGATCGCCCCGCACCCGCTCGATGTGCGGATGGGCCCACGAGCCGGTGATCGCATAGTCGAGCGCGAATGCATGCGACAGCGTCTCCGACAGCGCGTAGTTTGCGGCCAGCACGCCGATGCCGAGCAGCGGGTTGACGATCGCAGCCGCGATCGCCGCGGTGCCGGCGCCGATCTTCGGCGCGACGTGCGCGTGCAGGTCCTGCGTCTCGGTGCCGAGGTCGACCGCGCCGCGCACCGTCACGTTCGCGGGCGGGGTCGTCATCGCAAAGTCGTCGGTGCGCGCGATTCCGTTCGAGATCCGGCTCGTGCCCGTGATCTTGTCGAACGGCAGCCCCTTGCCGACCACGTCGCGGAAATTCAGCGTGAGGAAACGCGCGAGGCTCTGCAGGCTCAGCACGCCGAGCAGCTTCGCGGCGCCGGGATCGACCTTCAGGATCTGTCCGTGCTCGAGGTCGAGCGCGACCTGCCCGGCGAGCGACGGCAGATCGACCGCGGTCGGACCGCCCCGCCAGCCGACCTTGCCGGTCACCGTGCCGTGGCCGTCCGCGAGCGTGCGCGGCAGGCCGACGCGGTCGAGCAGCGCGCCCGCGTTGCCGACGTCGAGCTTGAAGTCGAACACGCTGCGGCGCGGCGCGTCGTTTTCGTCGACGCCGCGCGCGAGTGCGCGGCGCGACGTGCGCCAGTTGCCGGTTGCCGTCAGCTTCGCGGCCGGATTCGCGAGTTCGAGCTTGTCGAGCTGCCACACCGGTGCGCCGTCCTCGTCGATGTTGCGTGCATTGACGACGAGCCGGCCGATGTCGTGATCGCGCGCGACGACCTGGTCGACGATCAGGTCGACCGACGGTATCGGGCGGTCGGTCGGCGTCGGCAGGTTCATCGCGCGGCCGACCAGATCGTGCTGCGCGCTTTGCGGGATCACGAGCTTGGCGAGACGTGCGTTCAGTACGCCCGCGCCGTTGTGGCCGCCGCCCGGCGCCCACGACAGGTAGCCCGACACCTGGTTCGACGCGATGTTCGCCTGCCACAGCTCGTCGACGTGCGATGCGCCGATGATCACGTTTTCCCAGTTGCGCTTGAGCAGCTTCAGCGTGCCGAAGTGGAGCGCGAAGCGCTTCGGCGTGAAGCTTGCGACGTCGATGCGCGGCGTGGCCTGCGGCTCCGGCGCGCGCGGCGTGTTGGGCTGCAGCGTGCGGGCCAGCGCGAGCCACGCGTCGGCGTCCAGTTCGTCGACGTCGACGGCCGCACTCACGCCGTCCTGCGGCAGGTCGGGCATCCTGTGGATGCCCAGCGCGCCGCGCAGCGCGCGCAGCGGCTGGCCGCGCGTCGCGTCGAGCAGGTAGGTCGCGGATACGGGGCCGAGCGTCAGGTCGGCATGTTCGAGCCGCTTGCCGTCGGCCTGCGCGGCCGGCTCCAGCGTGAAGCGGAACGGCATCGGCGTGCCGGCCGGTTTCGCGAACGGGGCGGGGAAGTTCAGCGCGACGCCCGTCAGGTCCGAGCGTGCGGTGACCTGTGGCAGGCGGCCCGGCGCGCCGCGCACGGCGATCTGGTACGGCGCGTCGCCGACCACGTGTTCGAGCAGTGCCGCGGCCGCGCCGCGCAGATTCAGGCCGCGTGCGGCATCGACCGCGAGCTTGCCGTCTACGTTCACCGCGTACGGGCCGTGCGACTGGAAGCTGCCGCTCGCGCGCACCGGGCCGCCGAGGAAGCGCGCCGACAGGTCGTGCAGCGACGCGCCGGCTTCGGTGAAGCGCACGCTGCCGCGCAGCGCGGACACCGGCGGCACGCCGTCGGTCGACAGCGTGTTGCCGCCGAACGCGAGCGCGCCTTCGACGTGCGTGTGCGGATGCGGAACGTGCTGCGGGATCGTGATCTTGAGCGCGAGCGCCGCCGGCCCCTGCGCGTCGATCCGCTGGCCGATGTGCTGGCTCATCGTGCCGAGCGAGCTGTTGTCCGCGTAGTCGATCAGATCGGCGAGCGGGCCTTGCGCATGGCCGTCGATGACGAGCGGCGACTTCGACGGATTGCCGAGGTCGTCGATGCGGCCGGTGACCTTCGTCAGCGCGACGCGCTTGTAGTGCGCACGCGCGATGTCGAAGCGCAGCTTGTTCTGCGCGAGCTCGAACACGCCGTCGATCCCGTCGAGCGCCGGCCACACGCTCGGCGTGCCGTTCGCGAGCTTGCGCGGCGGATAGGGCGTCGGCTCGAAGCGCCCGCCGGTGAACGGCGCGACGATATGGAACACGCCGGCGTCCGGCTCGTGTTCGAACGGGAATTTTTCGAGCGGGCCGCGCGCGACGATCGACGCGCCTTTGGTCACCTGGCCGTCTTGCAGCGCATGGCCCAGATAATCGCGCAGGTGCTCGGACATCCCGGTCGGCAGGTAGCGCGGAATGCGCGCCACCGATGCGCGCGTGAAATCCGCGCGCAGGTCGAGCGAGCCGCGGCCGTGGCCCGGGTTCGTGTACGAGCCCGACACCGCGATTTCGGCGTCGGGATTCGAGACGAACAGGTCGGGCAGCGTCACGTCGACGCGCGCGTGCTTGTCGCCGGGCGCGGGCGTGATCGCCCATTTCGCGTTGCCGCGAAGCCGGTCGAAAGTCAGGCGCGGCTCGTCGAATTCGCCGGGCACCGTGACGGCCGCGTTGACCGTGTCGAAGTGCGCGCTGCCGCCGGTCTCGGTCGCATCGATGCGGCCCCACAAATTCTCGACGCCCGGCCACCCGGCCCGCGGGTGACCGCGCGGCGACAGCCCCGGCGGCGGCTCCTGCGCGGCGACGCTGATGCCCTGCAGATCGCCGAGGAAGCGGTAGCGGACGATCGGCGCGGCGCCCATGCGCCGCTCCTCGTCGGCGAGTTCGGGCCGCGCCGGCTTCGCACGTTCGACTTCGATGTGATAGTTCGACACCATCCCGCGCGGGTCGAGCTTGATCAGTTCGTTGCGCAGCCGGGCCGGCAGCGGCAGCCCGCGGATGAATTCGCTGAGGATGCCGAGGTCGACGCGGTCGCCGACCACGCTCAGCAACTGCCCCTGGTCGGCGGCCGGCACACGGTAGCGGGCCGTCAGCGTCGACAGCGCGAGCGAACGGGCGAGCGGCGTGCCATCCGGCAGCGGCGGCTGACCGAGCTCCGCGTTGAAGCGCGTCAGATGCAGCGTATAGTCGCGGCCGGCGTTCAGCGCCATGTCCCAGCCGAAGCCGACCGTCGGGACGTCGAGGCGCGGCTGGGTCGGCCGCACGCGCAGCACGACGTCGGCGCCCTGCAGGTCGCCGCCCGCGGAGCGCAGATGGCCATCCTCGAAGGTCGCCCAGATCGCGTTGTCGATGCGGCCTGCATGGACCGTGAGCGGCAAGTCCACGTAGCGGCCGAGCGTCTGCAGATCGACAGGGCCGGTCGACAGATACGCGTCGCCGGTCCAGTTCGTCGGCTTGCCGACCGGCGCGAGCGCCTTGTGCCTGAAGCGCGCGCGGAAATCGAGCGGCCCGAGCAGCAGCGTGCCGTTCGCCGGTGCCTGCAGCGCAGCCTTGTGCTCGCGGCCGTGGTTGAGCACCGCGAGGCGGATGCCCGACAGTGCGAGCTCCGGCGCGTCGTGCTGCGCGTCGCGCCAGCGCAGCGTGCCGTTGCGCAGCACGATCGCTTCCTGCTTCAGCAGCCACGTGCCGAATGTGTCGTTGCCGCCGTGGGTCGTCGCGACGCCGACGCCCGCGATGCTCAGCGAGCCGTCGGCCGCACGCGCGACGACGAGGTCCGGGCGGTCGACGATCAGGCTCGACAGCGCGGGCGACAGCCGCAGCAGCGACATCCATGACAGCGCGGCCGTCGCGTGCGGGACCGACAGCGCGATCTGGCCGTCGCGGCCGCGAATGGTGAGGTTGGCGACTTCGACGCCCGGCTGCATGCCGGACCAGTGAGGAGACAGCTTGCCGATCGACAACTGCGCGTGCAGCTTGTCGGACACCGCGCGCTCGATGCGCGGGCGGTATTCGTCGATGCGGGGCAGCAACACGTAGCGCAGCCCGAGGAAGGCGCCGGACGCGACGAAGTACGCGCCGATCCCGACTGCCAGCGTCACCCTGAACACGCGACGCAGGACCGGATGATCGTGCTTCGGAGGTCCCGCTTCGGGCGCAGCTACGGCGGATTCCTGACGGTCGGACATGCGGCGGAAGGGCGGCGATATGGTAGTTTTGCAGACTGACGTTGAAATGTATCACAGGGGTTCGTGCCGGCGGCCGTTGGGCAGCACGGCACGGGCTTTCCGGCGCGCGGTTGGCGCGGCGGCGCACCCGCGCCCCCCGCTGCCGTGCCGAGTCCAAGGGCCTGCCGGCGGCGGGGCGCGCGCAGCGTCGTCCCGCGGCGGCGGCCCTTACCGCCAGGCCCGCTTTTCGATGACCGACGCTTCCTCCCTGCTCAGCCTGTCCTACTCCCGCTACCTCGCCCGCGCGGCCGCCGCGCGTCCGGCGCTGTCCGACCGGATCGCCGCGTGGGCCGGTGCGCCGCTGTCCCGCGCGCAGCTCGACGCGCGCCTGACCGAACTGCTCGCGCCGCCGGCCGGCACGGCCGCACCGGGCGACGAGCAGCTCAAGCGCGCGCTGCGGCAGCTGCGGGTCGAAGTGTTCGGTGCGGTCGCGGAGCGCGACTTGCGCGGCGTCGCGGATGTCGCCGAAGTGACGGGCGCGATGACGGATCTCGCCGAAGTGGCCGTGCAGCGCTCGCTCGCGCTGCTGTCGGCCGAACTCGACGCGATGTACGGCGAGCCGCGCGGCGCCGACGGCCAGCGCGTCGTGCTCGGCGTGGTCGGGATGGGCAAGCTTGGTGGCCGCGAGCTGAACGTGTCGTCAGATATTGACCTGATCTTCGTCTACGAGGACGACGGCGAGACCGCCGGCGGCGCGCGCTCGCCGCTGTCCACCCAGGAATACTTCACGCGGCTCGGCCGACGCCTGATCGGCGTGCTGTCCGAGGTCACGGCCGACGGTTACGTGTTCCGCGTCGACATGCGGCTGCGCCCGAACGGCGATTCGGGGCCGCTCGTCTGCAGCCTCGGGATGCTCGAGGAATATTTCTACGTGCAGGGGCGCGAGTGGGAGCGCTACGCGTGGATCAAGGGGCGGCTCGTGTCGGAGGGCGACAGCGACGCCGCGCGGCGGCTCGAAGCGCAGCTCCAGGCAATCGTGAAGCCGTTCGTCTACCGCCGCTATCTCGACTTCGGCGTAATCGGGGCGATCCGTTCGCTGCACCAGCAGATCCGCCAGGAAGCCGCGCGCCGCGCGTCGATGCGGCCCGACAAGGCCGACGACATCAAGCTCGGGCGCGGCGGGATCCGCGAGATCGAGTTCAGTGCGCAGGTGTTCCAGCTGATCCGGGGCGGCCAGGATGCGGGATTCCGCGTGCGGCCGACGCTTGCGGTGCTGCGCCACGCGCAGGCGCGCGCGCTGATCGGCGACGACGTGCGCGAACGGCTCACCGACGCGTACAACTTCCTGCGCACGCTCGAGCACCGGCTGCAGTACCGCGACGACGCGCAGACGCACGCGATGCCGGTCGATCCGGGCGAGCGCGCGGCGCTGGCCGCGTCGCTCGGCTATGCCGACTACGCGGCGCTGATGGCGGTGCTCGATGGCCATCGCACGTTCGTGGAGGCGCAGTTCGATCAAATCTTCGCGGACAAGGTGAACGGCGGCTCGTGCGCGGCCGGCGAGGACACGGCCGCCGCGTGGATCTGGAGCGGCGCGCTCGCCGACGACGGCGAAGACGACGCGCTGCTCGCGCGCCTCGACGGCCTCGGCTTCGCCGATCCGGCTGCCGTGCTCGCGCGGCTGCGCGCGATCTGGCAATCGTCGCGCTACGCGGGGCTGCCCGAAAAGAGCCGGCAGCGTTTCGACAGCGTCGCGCAGCGCGCGCTCGAGGCCGCGCCGCGCATCGACGCGGCGCGCCGCGACGAAACGATCGTGCGGTTGTTCGACCTGCTCGAGACGGTCAGCCGGCGCGGCGTCTATCTGGCGCTGCTGACCGAGTATCCGGCCGCGCTCGATCGTGTACTGTCGGTGCTCGGCGCGACGCGCTGGGGCGGCGGCTACCTGATCCGCCATCCGCAGCTGCTCGACGAACTGCTCGACGACGAAGCGATCGCGAGCCCGTTCGACTGGCCCGCATTCAAGGATGCGCTGCGTGCGCGCCTGGCCGCCGCCGACGGCCCCGAGCAGCAGATGGACTTGCTGCGGCATGCGCAGCACGCGGAGGTGTTCCGCATCCTGCTGATCGACCTGGCGGGGCAACTGTCGGTCGAGCACGTGAGCGACCGCCTGTCCGAACTCGCCGACGCGGTGCTCGACGTGACGATCGAAGTGGTCTGGTCGCAGCTCGCGAAGCGTCACCGCGACGTGCCGAAATTCGCGGTGATCGCGTACGGCAAGCTCGGCGGCAAGGAGCTCGGCTACGCGTCGGATCTGGACCTGATCTTTCTGTACGACGATCCCGACGAGCGCTCCGCGGACGTCTATACGACGTTTACGCGCCGGCTGATCACATGGCTCACGACCGCGACCGGCGCGGGCGCGCTGTTCGACATCGACCTGCGGCTGCGGCCGAACGGCGAGGCCGGATTGCTCGTGACCGATCTCGACGCGTTCCGCCGATACCAGCTGCGCGAGGGCGATGCGGCGAATACCGCGTGGGTGTGGGAGCACCAGGCGCTGACGCGCGCGCGCTACAGCGCCGGCGACCCGCAGATCGG is a window of Burkholderia latens DNA encoding:
- a CDS encoding YhdP family protein, translated to MSDRQESAVAAPEAGPPKHDHPVLRRVFRVTLAVGIGAYFVASGAFLGLRYVLLPRIDEYRPRIERAVSDKLHAQLSIGKLSPHWSGMQPGVEVANLTIRGRDGQIALSVPHATAALSWMSLLRLSPALSSLIVDRPDLVVARAADGSLSIAGVGVATTHGGNDTFGTWLLKQEAIVLRNGTLRWRDAQHDAPELALSGIRLAVLNHGREHKAALQAPANGTLLLGPLDFRARFRHKALAPVGKPTNWTGDAYLSTGPVDLQTLGRYVDLPLTVHAGRIDNAIWATFEDGHLRSAGGDLQGADVVLRVRPTQPRLDVPTVGFGWDMALNAGRDYTLHLTRFNAELGQPPLPDGTPLARSLALSTLTARYRVPAADQGQLLSVVGDRVDLGILSEFIRGLPLPARLRNELIKLDPRGMVSNYHIEVERAKPARPELADEERRMGAAPIVRYRFLGDLQGISVAAQEPPPGLSPRGHPRAGWPGVENLWGRIDATETGGSAHFDTVNAAVTVPGEFDEPRLTFDRLRGNAKWAITPAPGDKHARVDVTLPDLFVSNPDAEIAVSGSYTNPGHGRGSLDLRADFTRASVARIPRYLPTGMSEHLRDYLGHALQDGQVTKGASIVARGPLEKFPFEHEPDAGVFHIVAPFTGGRFEPTPYPPRKLANGTPSVWPALDGIDGVFELAQNKLRFDIARAHYKRVALTKVTGRIDDLGNPSKSPLVIDGHAQGPLADLIDYADNSSLGTMSQHIGQRIDAQGPAALALKITIPQHVPHPHTHVEGALAFGGNTLSTDGVPPVSALRGSVRFTEAGASLHDLSARFLGGPVRASGSFQSHGPYAVNVDGKLAVDAARGLNLRGAAAALLEHVVGDAPYQIAVRGAPGRLPQVTARSDLTGVALNFPAPFAKPAGTPMPFRFTLEPAAQADGKRLEHADLTLGPVSATYLLDATRGQPLRALRGALGIHRMPDLPQDGVSAAVDVDELDADAWLALARTLQPNTPRAPEPQATPRIDVASFTPKRFALHFGTLKLLKRNWENVIIGASHVDELWQANIASNQVSGYLSWAPGGGHNGAGVLNARLAKLVIPQSAQHDLVGRAMNLPTPTDRPIPSVDLIVDQVVARDHDIGRLVVNARNIDEDGAPVWQLDKLELANPAAKLTATGNWRTSRRALARGVDENDAPRRSVFDFKLDVGNAGALLDRVGLPRTLADGHGTVTGKVGWRGGPTAVDLPSLAGQVALDLEHGQILKVDPGAAKLLGVLSLQSLARFLTLNFRDVVGKGLPFDKITGTSRISNGIARTDDFAMTTPPANVTVRGAVDLGTETQDLHAHVAPKIGAGTAAIAAAIVNPLLGIGVLAANYALSETLSHAFALDYAITGSWAHPHIERVRGDQGKMNHGPADAASH
- the glnE gene encoding bifunctional [glutamate--ammonia ligase]-adenylyl-L-tyrosine phosphorylase/[glutamate--ammonia-ligase] adenylyltransferase; this encodes MTDASSLLSLSYSRYLARAAAARPALSDRIAAWAGAPLSRAQLDARLTELLAPPAGTAAPGDEQLKRALRQLRVEVFGAVAERDLRGVADVAEVTGAMTDLAEVAVQRSLALLSAELDAMYGEPRGADGQRVVLGVVGMGKLGGRELNVSSDIDLIFVYEDDGETAGGARSPLSTQEYFTRLGRRLIGVLSEVTADGYVFRVDMRLRPNGDSGPLVCSLGMLEEYFYVQGREWERYAWIKGRLVSEGDSDAARRLEAQLQAIVKPFVYRRYLDFGVIGAIRSLHQQIRQEAARRASMRPDKADDIKLGRGGIREIEFSAQVFQLIRGGQDAGFRVRPTLAVLRHAQARALIGDDVRERLTDAYNFLRTLEHRLQYRDDAQTHAMPVDPGERAALAASLGYADYAALMAVLDGHRTFVEAQFDQIFADKVNGGSCAAGEDTAAAWIWSGALADDGEDDALLARLDGLGFADPAAVLARLRAIWQSSRYAGLPEKSRQRFDSVAQRALEAAPRIDAARRDETIVRLFDLLETVSRRGVYLALLTEYPAALDRVLSVLGATRWGGGYLIRHPQLLDELLDDEAIASPFDWPAFKDALRARLAAADGPEQQMDLLRHAQHAEVFRILLIDLAGQLSVEHVSDRLSELADAVLDVTIEVVWSQLAKRHRDVPKFAVIAYGKLGGKELGYASDLDLIFLYDDPDERSADVYTTFTRRLITWLTTATGAGALFDIDLRLRPNGEAGLLVTDLDAFRRYQLREGDAANTAWVWEHQALTRARYSAGDPQIGADFEAIRQQVLTTPRDAAVLANEIVDMRGKVFAGHPNHTELFDLKHDRGGMVDIEFIVQYWVLLHASSDAELIRNTGNIALLREVARFGLMGEDEAERVGAAYRTYRKLQHKLRLDGMEKARVDPALVADERAAVTALWERVFGARETGV